Part of the Micromonospora rhizosphaerae genome is shown below.
TACCTGGTGGGCGCCCTGATCGGCGTCCAGGGCGGGGTCAGCTGACCCTCCCTGCCGCACCGCCGTCCCGCGCATTTCCCGGAAGCGTGGCCATTCCGCGTCGGATAGCCACTCGTTCCTTGAAACAGTGCGATCCGTGGGGGCGGCGGAGGCGTCAGCCGTCGAGGAGGTCGTCGACGGTGCCGTCGACCGGGCGGCCACGGGCGGCCAGCTCCTCGGCCTGCCGGGCCAGGACCGCGCCAACCTCGGTCATGTCCGCGCCGGCCAGCCCGGTACGCCGGACGGCGTCCCCGGGATCGCGGAAGTAGGTGCGGCTGAGCAGCCCCTGCACCGTGGCCGCCGCCAGCCGTGCCTCGCCGAGCATGAGCAGCGCCTGGTCGGTCTCGTACCACTCGGCGAGCCGGGTGGCCCGGGCGTGCGCGGCGCTGCCCCGGTACCACGCCTGCCGGGCGGCCGCGCTGAACTCGGCCGGCCGGGCCCGGGCCAGCCGCGCCAGGTGCTCGTCGCGCAGGCTGCGCAGCCAGCCGGTCGGGTCGTGCAGCGCGCGGGTGGTGACGTACCGGTCGGCGGCCAGCGGCCAGAGCGATGTGATCGTTCGGGCCTGCCGCAGGTAGTCGTCCGCGCCCGCGACGGTCAGGTCGACCAGCACCCCGTCCACCCGGCGGGTGGACGGCATCGGGCCGGTGCCCGGCCGGTAGGTGGCCAGCAGCAGCCCGATCTCGCCGTCCCCGCCTCCGTCGTCGTCGCCGTGGGCCAGCGGGCCGTGCACCGCGACGGCGAGGATCTCGGCCGGGAACCGCCGCAGCGCCCCCTCCGCCACCCGCTCGGCGACCCTCCACCGTGGGTCGTCCAGGTGCGGGTCGGTCTCCACCTCCACGCCGCTTCCGTCCACGGGCCACCTCCGTCCGACGACGGGGCCACCGGGGCGCCGGCGGCCCGGGGCGTCGCTGCCCGGTCGGGACCGGCGCAGCGCGGACCATCCGCCGCTCACCACCCTAATCAGGACCGTCCGCCACGCCGACGTGCCGCGCCCGTGTCCCGGGTCAGGACGGGTCGGGCCCGGCCCGGACGAGGCTCGTCTCGCAGTGGTCGAGCCAACGGATCTCCGCCTCGGCCTGGAAGACCATCGCGTCCAGCACCAGCCGCCAGGGCAGGTCCTCCGGCCCGTCGCTGGCGTACTTCATCCGGGTCAACTCCTGCAACGCGCGCATGCTGGCGCCGCGCTGGGTCTGCAGCACCGAGCGGACGTCGACGCCCGGCGTGGTCAGCGCCAGGGCCAGCTTGATCGCGAGCTGGTCGCGGGGCCGGTCGGCCCGGCTGATCGGGGTGGCGAACCAGAGCGCCAGCTCCGCTCGTCCGGCGTCGGTGATCTCGTACGGCCGCTGCCCGCTCTCGTTCTCCGGCAGCGGCCGGACCAGGCCGTCGCGTTCCAGCCGGGAGAGGGTCGTGTAGACCTGCCCGATGTTCAGCGGCCAGGTCGAGCCGGTCGACTCCTCGAACGCGGCGCGCAGCTGGTAGCCGTACATCCGGCCGCGTTCAAGCAGGGCGAGCAGTCCGTGACGGATGGACATGCCACGGAGTATGCATACCTGGTATGTGGGCCGCAAACGGAACGAGTGGGGCGTGACCAGGTCACGTCGGTCGGGGCGGCTCAGGCCGGGCGGCCGGGGAAGGGAACGGTGAGCGGGGTCACGCCGGCGGTGCGCCGCCAGCGGGTCGCCCGCAGCGCGCAGTCGGTCAGCGCGGCCAACGCCCGGTTGCGGTCGGCCCCGGTGGTTTGCGGCAGGGCCGCCCGCCAGAACCCGGCCGTCCGCTCCTCGATCTCGATCGCCAGCTTGACTGCGCTCGCCCGGTCGGTCACCGGGTAGGGCAGCGCGTACCCGGCCCGGTCGGCGGGGACCTGACCGCCGCCGGAGCTGAGCTGCAGGACCAGGGCGTCGCGGCGGGCCCGGTGGGCCGCCTCGGCGGCGCGGGCGGCCGTCCGGGCGGCGTCGGTGAGGCGTACGCCGATGGGGCCGTAGGCCCAGATCGCCGCGTACTCCGCGCTGAGGGCCGCGGCGAGGGCCCCGGCGGCCCCGGACGGTGCGGTGCGGGGGATCACTTCAGCGCCTCCACATGGGTCGCCCGGGCGGCGGCGATCGAGCCGAGCAGCGCGGCCCGCTCGGCCGGCGCCGCCGCGCACGCCTTCGCCGCGTTCTCCCGACCCTGTTGCTCCGCCTCGCGGAGCGCGGCCAGCACCTCGTCGGGATCGGTCGCCGCCGCGGTCGGCGTGCCGGCCGGGGCGCCGGAGGACACCTTGCGTCCGATCACCCGGCGCAGCTCGCCGGCGTGCGCCTGGTGGGCGTCGGCGATCGGGGTGAGCCGGTCGGCCAGGCCCGGGACGGCGGCGATGGCGGCCCGGTGCCGGGCGGCCAGCTCGGCCGACTCGGCCGCGAGGGGCTCCAGCGGGTCGGGGGGCGGTGGCTCGTTGTTCCGGTCGAAGAGATCACAGCCGGCGAGTGGCACGGCCGCGCCGCCGAGCGCCACCAGCGCTCCGGCGCGCAGCACCTTTCGCCGGGAATGTCCCGCTGCTCGGTCGCGCTGTGTCGTCATGCCCGTGGCCACCTGGACAAGTCAACACCATCCGTGGCCCGGCGTGGGCCACTGGCGTCGGTGCGCCGCCGGGTCTGTTGCCCCGCCCGCGCGTTACGCTCTGCGCAGCCACCGGGCGCGACCGCCCCGGTGGCGTGCCGGCATGGCGGGCCGATCGGGCCCGGAGTTCGATCAGGAGAAGGCAGATGACGCAGCGTGGCCGCGCCACCCGGTCGACGGGGCCGTCGGGTCGACCCCGGCGGACCGGCGGCCCCCGTGGCGGGGAACGGGTCGGCGCCCAGCGCGGCGGTGACCTCGGCGCCCGGCGCGAGCGCCTGCGCGAGGTGATCGAGCCGGTGGTGACCGAGGCCGGCTACGACCTGGAGGACCTCTCCGTCTCCCGGGCCGGCCGGCGGCACGTCGTACGCGTGATCGTGGATGCCGACGGCGGGATCAACCTGGACGCCGTCGCGGAGGTCTCCCGGGCGGTCTCCGCGGCGCTGGACGCCGCGGAGGAGTCCGGCGGCGACATCGTCGCGGGGGAGTACCAGCTCGAGGTGAGTTCCCCGGGCGTCGACCGGCCGCTCACCCTGCCCCGGCACTGGCGGCGCAACGTCGGCCGGCTGGTCAAGGTGACCGTGCGGGGCGCGGCTGGGCAGCCTGCCGGGGACCGGCAGCTCACCGGGCGGGTGGTCGCCGCCGACGACGAGCGCGTGACGCTGGAGACGGACGCCGGCCGTGCGGAACACCGCTACGCCGAACTCGGCCCCGGTCGGGTGCAGGTGGAGTTCAGCCGCCTCGACGAGGTGGCGGACGCCGACGAGTTCGAGGACGACACTGACGACATCGACGATGAAGATGTGGAGGACGAGGAGAGGTGAACATCGACCTCGCGGCGCTGCGCGCACTCGAGCGCGAGCGGGAGATCCCGTTCGACACGATCCTCTCGGCGATCGAGACCGCACTGCTGACCGCCTACCGGCACACCGAGGGCGCCGAGCCGCACGCCCGGGTGGAGATCGACCGGAAGACCGGGGCCGCCTCGGTCT
Proteins encoded:
- a CDS encoding PadR family transcriptional regulator codes for the protein MSIRHGLLALLERGRMYGYQLRAAFEESTGSTWPLNIGQVYTTLSRLERDGLVRPLPENESGQRPYEITDAGRAELALWFATPISRADRPRDQLAIKLALALTTPGVDVRSVLQTQRGASMRALQELTRMKYASDGPEDLPWRLVLDAMVFQAEAEIRWLDHCETSLVRAGPDPS
- the rimP gene encoding ribosome maturation factor RimP gives rise to the protein MTQRGRATRSTGPSGRPRRTGGPRGGERVGAQRGGDLGARRERLREVIEPVVTEAGYDLEDLSVSRAGRRHVVRVIVDADGGINLDAVAEVSRAVSAALDAAEESGGDIVAGEYQLEVSSPGVDRPLTLPRHWRRNVGRLVKVTVRGAAGQPAGDRQLTGRVVAADDERVTLETDAGRAEHRYAELGPGRVQVEFSRLDEVADADEFEDDTDDIDDEDVEDEER
- a CDS encoding nucleotidyltransferase domain-containing protein → MDGSGVEVETDPHLDDPRWRVAERVAEGALRRFPAEILAVAVHGPLAHGDDDGGGDGEIGLLLATYRPGTGPMPSTRRVDGVLVDLTVAGADDYLRQARTITSLWPLAADRYVTTRALHDPTGWLRSLRDEHLARLARARPAEFSAAARQAWYRGSAAHARATRLAEWYETDQALLMLGEARLAAATVQGLLSRTYFRDPGDAVRRTGLAGADMTEVGAVLARQAEELAARGRPVDGTVDDLLDG
- a CDS encoding ferritin-like domain-containing protein; the encoded protein is MIPRTAPSGAAGALAAALSAEYAAIWAYGPIGVRLTDAARTAARAAEAAHRARRDALVLQLSSGGGQVPADRAGYALPYPVTDRASAVKLAIEIEERTAGFWRAALPQTTGADRNRALAALTDCALRATRWRRTAGVTPLTVPFPGRPA